Genomic window (Thermus filiformis):
CCTTGGCCTCGAGGGCCCGGGCCACCTCCTCCGCCTTCTGGCCCGGGGCGAGGAGGACCAAGACGGCGGAGTAGTTCCGGGTGCCCAGGACCTTTTGCAAGGCGGAGAGGGGGACGTAGATGAAGTTGTCCGCAAGCCCCCCCTGCTCCTCCAGGATGCCCACCACCTTAAGGCTCACCTCCCGGGAGAGCCTCAGGGGGCTTCCCAGGCTGAGCCCCGCCCGCTCGGCCGCCTTGGCCCCCACCACCGCTCCCCCTTTGGGGAGGAGGCTTCCCTCCCGGGCCCGCACCCCCGGGTAGAGGACGTCCGGCCCTATCCCTTCCGGCAGGCCCTGGAAGAGGAAGCTCGAGGCGGGGTCAAACCCGCCCCGGGTGAGGAACAAGGTGGGCACCAGGCGAAGGGAGAGCGCCCGGGCCGCCTCCTCCAGGGCCCGGTACTGGTCGGGGGTGATCTCCGGGAAGCCGCCGAAGGTGAACCCCTCGGCCCCCTCGGGCACCACCTGGATCGCGGGCCCCACCCGGGAGAGCTCCTGGAAGAGGGCGCGCCGCAGCCCCTCCCCGAAGGAGAGGAAGAGGACCATGCTGGCGGTGGCGATCACCACCCCCAAG
Coding sequences:
- a CDS encoding ABC transporter permease encodes the protein MEVLYLVLRNLTQRPVRSLLTFLGVVIATASMVLFLSFGEGLRRALFQELSRVGPAIQVVPEGAEGFTFGGFPEITPDQYRALEEAARALSLRLVPTLFLTRGGFDPASSFLFQGLPEGIGPDVLYPGVRAREGSLLPKGGAVVGAKAAERAGLSLGSPLRLSREVSLKVVGILEEQGGLADNFIYVPLSALQKVLGTRNYSAVLVLLAPGQKAEEVARALEAKVPGLKAQTTSEVMRFAERALRISDLVRFGISLVALVVGGLLVANTVMMSVYERIREFGVMRALGARRGFIFRLVLLEALLLALLGGSVGVALGGLGSAAVNLYTTKEVGLALSALTPRLGLFSLGVALVLGLSAGLLPARTASRIPVVEALGRV